TGCCGGCGGGAATGTTCGATCGGCTGCGCCTCTACCAGGACGCCAACTTCTACGTCGAAGTCGTGGCGTAAATTGAGCGGGGATAGACACCAATGCTGGAACCAATGCTGGAATTGACCCGCCGCTACAGCTTGCCCGCCGCGCACGTGCTGGCGAACCCGCTGCTCACCGAACTGGAGAACGATAAACTCTTTGGCAAATGCGCAAACGAAAATGGTCACGGCCATAACTACGAGTTCGAGGTGACGATCACCGGGCCGGTGGACGCTATGACCGGTCAAATCCTCGCGCCCGAGCGTTTCGACAGCATCTTTGCCGAGACGATTGTCGATCGATACTCCCACAAGCTTTTGAATCAGTGCGAGTCGTTTGACGCGCTGGTTCCAACCACGGAAAACTTCGCAGAAATCGTGTATCAAGATCTTGCGCCCGCCTTTGCGCGCTGCGGTTCGGTCCGACTGGTTCGGGTTCGACTCACCGAAACCCCGCGCAATATTTTCGAATTTGGAGACCCCCGATGAGCGACCCCATCGAAGCCGCAGTCACGACCATCCTGACAGAAATCGGCGAAAAGCCGGAACGCGATGGTCTGCAGAAGACCCCTGCCCGGGTTGCGGCGGCCATGCGCTTCTTTACCAAGGGCTATGCCCAGGACCCGATGGAGACCCTGAACAACGCACTGTTCGAAGTGGACTACGACGAGATGGTGCTGGTCAAGGACATCGACTTCTACAGCTTGTGCGAGCACCACATGGTTCCGTTTTTCGGACGGGTGCACGTGGGATACATCCCGGACGGCAAGGTGGTCGGGCTGTCAAAGATCCCTCGCCTGGTCGAAATGTTTGCGCGACGGCTTCAGGTACAGGAGCGGTTCACCATGCAGGTGGCGAGCATCATAGAGGAAGTCCTGCGCCCGAAAGGTGTCGCGGTGGTGGTCGAAGCCAAACACTTGTGCATGGTGATGCGCGGCGTTGAAAAACAGAACTCGATCGCGACCACGAGTTCCATGCGCGGTAGATTCAAAACCGATTCGAAGACCCGTTCCGAGTTCATGGAACTGATTCGACACCGTTCAGATTCTTTTTACTGAGCGCACCTGAGCGCACGGACGGCTCAGCGATCTACGATCAAGGCCGCCCGGACCAGCAGTCGCTGCTGGTTTTGGAATTCGTCTCGGCGATCGTCGATCCAGGCCTGGAGCAAATCGTTCGCGCGTTGATCCGAAAGTGCTTCCTTGGCCACCGTGACGGCGACAGCAAGCGTTGCCGTGTCGGGCTTCTGGCGTTCGAGCAATTGGATCAGGACGTGTTTATCTCCCACGTAAAAGATCTGCTTTGAACTCGGCGCCTCGAGGGTGAGGGCAAACGCCGTGGCGAGGAGTTCGAGTGAGGGCCTCGGGAGCCCGGGGATGAAACCGTCGCGTCTCCGCGTGAACAGGCCGGTCCGTTCGAGGGTCAATCCCGCATTGCGCGCTGCATATTCGAGGCTCTGCCCTCCAGCGACTGCGTCGGAGAGTTCTTGTGCGAGCCGGGTCGCCGCTTCCGCGGCGGCTCCTGCTGCCGCGAGGGTCATGCCCGCTTCGTCAAAGTCGAGCTTGCTCGCTTCGATCTTTTCGTCGACCCAAACGATGTGCAGTCCATCTCTTCCTTCGATGATCTCACTCGGCGTTTCCAATGCGAGATCAAAAGCCACGGCTTCGAGGTTGGCTGCGACGTCGCCCCGACTGATCGCTCCGAGCTTGCCCCCATCGTTTCTGGAACTCGAATCGTCTGAAAGCTCTCGGGCCAGATCGCCAAACTTCTCGCCCGCGGCGAGTCGCTCGAGGACCTGCTCGGCGCGCATGCGATTGTCTGCAGCCGCAGTGTCTCCGCCTGCGTCTGCGGGCCGCAGCAGGATGTGTCGCATCATCAGTTGTTCGGGGGTACTGAAGCGACTGTTCTCCGCGTCGTACTCGTCCTGAAGCGACTCTCGATTGTCTTCGAGGTAGCGCGTCACCGCGTCATCTCCGGCCCGCTGGGACTCTGGGAGCGTCTCCGCTGAGACTGCGACAAACGCGATCCGCACCTCCTCGGTCCTGAATTCCACCGCGCTCAGAGCCTCGGCATCGCCGATCTGGACCTGTCCAATCAACAACTCGAACAATTTCTGTCGTAACAGGTCTCGTTGCACGGTGCTCATGAAGGCAGCCTGGCTGCCGTAGTTCCATTTCACGTTGGCGTCGAAATTCGCCTGATCGAATCGTCCATCGGCATCGCGCAGGCTTGGATCGTGGCGCAGCAGATCCTTGACCTCATCGGGGCTCGCGACCAGGCCCAGGTCGCGTGCGGACTGGGCCAGCACCACCTTGCTGACGATCGAGTTCAAGGCTTGGGCGTCGAGGTACGCGGAGAGTGTCTTTGCGTCGTATTCTGCCCCGAGAGACTCCTTGATCTGCTCTTCCTGCTCAGCGCGAACGCGCAGGTAGTCGGCGAGCTGGATCTGCGTGTCGTCGAGTTCGACCACGATATCGGCCCCGGGCGACGAGGCACCCGGACCGGGCGCTGAGCCCCCCTGGCCGAGAAAGAATACGAACACGATGCCGATTGCGAAAATGAATATCACCGTGAGCCAGCGCTGACTCTTGCGAATTAGTTTGAGCACGAGATCTCCTTCCGAATCGACTGCGAAAAAATTCGTTCCTACCCGATCCGACACGTGGTTTTACAGCCAATTCAACGCCAATCGGATCAGGGATCGTGTGAGCGGGCAAATGGTTCGCCGAGGAGGCGCCGGAGAGTAGTTATGCACTTCGCATCGGGCAAGCCGGCCGGTGCCCGCGCTTCGGCGCTTGTGGACGTTCGGGTCGGTTGGTATCGTGCGGACACGGGACGCGACACATTCAAACTTCCGCAAATTCGAGGACTTAGGTGTGGACTATGCCTGTGGTGCGGCCCGTGAGCAGCCGACACTTCCGTTGGCGGCCATCGTCGTTTCAGCTGGAGTTCGAGTGAGAAAGAACTGAAAATTTCTGGCAGGTAAAGCGCTACGCAACGCAGTGAAGATGCAAGTCTGACAGAACCAGGCGAGAGGGAAAGCAATATGATTTTCGACAGAATTTTGGGTTTGTTCTCGAGCGACCTCGCCATCGACCTGGGAACCGCCAACACACTCGTCTACGTCAAGGGTCGCGGGATCGTCGTTTCCGAACCGAGCGTTGTGGCCATCTGCAAAGATAGTCGCGGTCCGGACAAAGTCCGCGCCGTCGGTATCCGGGCCAAGGAAATGTTGGGCCGTACCCCCGGAAACATCATCGCAATTCGTCCCATCAAAGACGGCGTCATCGCCGACTTCGAAATCACCGAAGCCATGCTTCGTTACTTCATCGCCCGGGTGCACGATCGCAAGCGCCTGGTGCGCCCGCGGATCGTGATCGCGGTTCCGTCGGGGATTACCGAGGTTGAAAAGCGGGCGGTAAAAGAGAGCGCCATGCTCGCCGGCGCGCGGGAGGTCTACCTGATCGAAGAGCCCATGGCGGCTTCGATCGGCGCGGGTCTTCCGATCACTGAGCCTTCGGGCAACATGATCATCGACATCGGCGGAGGTACGACCGAGGTCGCGGTGATTTCACTTTCGGGTGTTGTCTACTCAAACTCGACCCGGGTAGGTGGCGACAAGATGGACGAAGCCATCATCAACTTCGTCAAGCGCAAGTACAACCTGCTGATCGGTGAGCGGACGGCGGAACTGATCAAGATCACGATCGGCACCGCGTATCCCACCGATGAAATCAAATCGATGGAAGTCAAGGGGCGCGATCTCGTGCAGGGTATCCCCAAGACTCTCGAGATCAAGTCGGAAGAGATTCGTGAGGCACTCGCCGAGCCGATCAATGCGATCGTCGAAAGCGTGAAGATGGCGCTCGAGAGAACTCCCCCAGAACTCTCGGCAGATATTGTCGACAAGGGAATTGTGCTCGTTGGCGGTGGGTCGTTGCTGTCGAATTTGGACGTCCTGTTGCGAGAAGTCACCGGTCTGCCGGTCATGCTGGCCGAAAATCCGCTGACCGCTGTCGTGATGGGGACCGGTCGCTGTCTCGACGAGCCGCGTTTGCTCAAGGAAGTTTCGATTCGCTTCTGAGCCCAATTTCGCCTTGCACCGGTGCGGAGTGTCGCGCCGCAGTCGGCTGCACTTCGCTGGAGTTGTTGGTTTATTTGCGATCTTGACTGTCGCAGCGGGGGAACATGCTCGAGTTCCTGAAGCGCTTCAGCGCACCCATCGCGTTTGTCGGCCTGCTGCTCATCGCAGCGGTCGCGATGGTGGGCGACACCCAGAACCCAGATCAGAAACTCCCGTGGTGGCGGGAACTGGTGCTCGAGGTCGTGGCGCCCGTGCAGCAGCTGGTTTCTGTTCCTGCGACCGCGGTTCGCAACGTGTGGGGCCGGTACATGAACCTGATCGACGTCGGCATCGAGAACGAACGCCTGCTCGAGCGGGTCGCTGAACTCGAAGAGATCAGTCTTCAGTATCAAGAAGCCCTGGTAGCGAGCGGGCATCTGCAGCGGATTGCCGCCATGCGCGGAGATTTCGAAATCCCCATGCTGCCGGCACAAGTCGTGGGTCTCGACATCTCGCTCTGGTTTCGCACGGTGGTGGTCGACCGCGGACGCAACGACGGCGTCAACGCGGGCAATCCGATCATCACCAACAACGGAGTGGCGGGCCTAGTCACTGCGGCATCGAGCCATGTGGCCAAGGTCATGTTGTTGCTCGACCGACAGAGCGCGGTCGACGGCGTCGTGCAGCGCAGCCGCACCCGGGGCGTTGTGCACGGTACTGGTGCCGGAAAACTCGAGTTCGAATTCGTGGCCCGAGAGGGTGACATTCTTCCCGGCGATATTGTGCTCACGTCGGGTCTCGATGCGGTCTATCCCAAAGGGCTGCGCATCGGTTCGGTGAGCGAGATTCGCGATCGCGGAAGTGATCTGATCCAGGTCGCAATCCTCACCCCT
This window of the Myxococcales bacterium genome carries:
- the folE gene encoding GTP cyclohydrolase I FolE; this encodes MSDPIEAAVTTILTEIGEKPERDGLQKTPARVAAAMRFFTKGYAQDPMETLNNALFEVDYDEMVLVKDIDFYSLCEHHMVPFFGRVHVGYIPDGKVVGLSKIPRLVEMFARRLQVQERFTMQVASIIEEVLRPKGVAVVVEAKHLCMVMRGVEKQNSIATTSSMRGRFKTDSKTRSEFMELIRHRSDSFY
- a CDS encoding rod shape-determining protein, with product MIFDRILGLFSSDLAIDLGTANTLVYVKGRGIVVSEPSVVAICKDSRGPDKVRAVGIRAKEMLGRTPGNIIAIRPIKDGVIADFEITEAMLRYFIARVHDRKRLVRPRIVIAVPSGITEVEKRAVKESAMLAGAREVYLIEEPMAASIGAGLPITEPSGNMIIDIGGGTTEVAVISLSGVVYSNSTRVGGDKMDEAIINFVKRKYNLLIGERTAELIKITIGTAYPTDEIKSMEVKGRDLVQGIPKTLEIKSEEIREALAEPINAIVESVKMALERTPPELSADIVDKGIVLVGGGSLLSNLDVLLREVTGLPVMLAENPLTAVVMGTGRCLDEPRLLKEVSIRF
- the mreC gene encoding rod shape-determining protein MreC; its protein translation is MLEFLKRFSAPIAFVGLLLIAAVAMVGDTQNPDQKLPWWRELVLEVVAPVQQLVSVPATAVRNVWGRYMNLIDVGIENERLLERVAELEEISLQYQEALVASGHLQRIAAMRGDFEIPMLPAQVVGLDISLWFRTVVVDRGRNDGVNAGNPIITNNGVAGLVTAASSHVAKVMLLLDRQSAVDGVVQRSRTRGVVHGTGAGKLEFEFVAREGDILPGDIVLTSGLDAVYPKGLRIGSVSEIRDRGSDLIQVAILTPAVDFERLEQVFVMFHQGPTMELLYGTSTALTGDEEDDDPAPSDDESGNKSGTESAAAVAAGPDPPSPAS
- a CDS encoding SurA N-terminal domain-containing protein, with amino-acid sequence MLKLIRKSQRWLTVIFIFAIGIVFVFFLGQGGSAPGPGASSPGADIVVELDDTQIQLADYLRVRAEQEEQIKESLGAEYDAKTLSAYLDAQALNSIVSKVVLAQSARDLGLVASPDEVKDLLRHDPSLRDADGRFDQANFDANVKWNYGSQAAFMSTVQRDLLRQKLFELLIGQVQIGDAEALSAVEFRTEEVRIAFVAVSAETLPESQRAGDDAVTRYLEDNRESLQDEYDAENSRFSTPEQLMMRHILLRPADAGGDTAAADNRMRAEQVLERLAAGEKFGDLARELSDDSSSRNDGGKLGAISRGDVAANLEAVAFDLALETPSEIIEGRDGLHIVWVDEKIEASKLDFDEAGMTLAAAGAAAEAATRLAQELSDAVAGGQSLEYAARNAGLTLERTGLFTRRRDGFIPGLPRPSLELLATAFALTLEAPSSKQIFYVGDKHVLIQLLERQKPDTATLAVAVTVAKEALSDQRANDLLQAWIDDRRDEFQNQQRLLVRAALIVDR
- a CDS encoding 6-carboxytetrahydropterin synthase gives rise to the protein MLEPMLELTRRYSLPAAHVLANPLLTELENDKLFGKCANENGHGHNYEFEVTITGPVDAMTGQILAPERFDSIFAETIVDRYSHKLLNQCESFDALVPTTENFAEIVYQDLAPAFARCGSVRLVRVRLTETPRNIFEFGDPR